Proteins encoded in a region of the Paenibacillus thermoaerophilus genome:
- a CDS encoding superoxide dismutase: protein MAYQLPQLPYAANALEPHIDETTMNIHHGRHHQTYVNNLNAALEGHPELQAKSIEELISNLDAVPENIRTAVRNNGGGHANHSLFWEILSPNGGGAPTGKLADAINNELGGFEKFKEEFTKAATTRFGSGWAWLSVKNGKLVISSTPNQDSPLMEGATPILGLDVWEHAYYLKYQNKRPDYINAFWNIVNWDAVGKRYEAAL, encoded by the coding sequence ATGGCTTACCAACTGCCGCAACTGCCTTATGCAGCGAATGCTCTTGAGCCTCATATCGACGAGACGACCATGAACATCCACCACGGCCGTCACCACCAAACGTACGTCAACAACTTGAACGCGGCTCTGGAAGGCCATCCGGAGCTCCAGGCCAAATCCATCGAAGAGTTGATCTCCAACCTCGATGCCGTGCCGGAGAACATCCGCACCGCGGTCCGCAACAACGGCGGCGGCCACGCCAACCACTCGCTGTTCTGGGAAATCCTGAGCCCGAACGGCGGCGGCGCGCCGACCGGCAAGCTGGCTGACGCCATCAACAACGAGCTTGGCGGCTTCGAGAAATTCAAAGAAGAATTCACGAAAGCGGCAACGACCCGCTTCGGCTCCGGCTGGGCTTGGCTGAGCGTGAAAAACGGCAAGCTGGTCATCAGCAGCACGCCGAACCAAGACAGCCCGCTGATGGAAGGCGCTACGCCGATCCTCGGCCTGGATGTTTGGGAGCATGCTTACTACCTGAAATATCAAAACAAACGTCCGGATTACATCAACGCGTTCTGGAACATCGTGAACTGGGACGCCGTCGGCAAACGCTACGAAGCGGCTCTGTAA
- the rnhA gene encoding ribonuclease HI — translation MKQVDMYTDGACSGNPGPGGWGAILFYKDKRKEMSGAEPRTTNNRMELLAAIEAISVLKEPCRIRLYSDSAYLVNGFKQNWVKGWLRNGWINSKGQPVENQDLWKTLLKLMEKHQVEYIKVKGHSDNEWNNRCDQLAREAIRTLGKG, via the coding sequence TTGAAGCAAGTGGATATGTATACGGATGGAGCCTGTTCCGGCAATCCGGGCCCCGGAGGCTGGGGCGCCATCCTGTTCTACAAAGACAAGCGCAAGGAGATGTCGGGCGCGGAGCCCCGCACCACCAACAACCGGATGGAGCTGCTGGCGGCGATCGAAGCGATCTCGGTGTTGAAGGAACCGTGCAGGATCCGGCTGTACAGCGACTCCGCTTACCTGGTCAACGGCTTCAAGCAGAATTGGGTGAAGGGCTGGCTGCGCAACGGATGGATCAACAGCAAGGGACAGCCGGTCGAGAATCAGGATTTGTGGAAAACGCTCTTGAAGCTTATGGAGAAACATCAAGTCGAATATATTAAAGTAAAAGGGCACAGCGACAACGAATGGAACAACCGCTGCGACCAATTGGCCCGCGAAGCGATCCGAACGCTGGGCAAGGGGTGA
- the mutY gene encoding A/G-specific adenine glycosylase produces MSRRTRTAGAEPSVADMFAEATKERMSAFSERLLAWYRIHKRDLPWRRTRDPYAIWVSEVMLQQTRVDTVIPYWRRFMERFPTAKALAEAPEGEVLKLWEGLGYYSRARNLQAAARELCDRFDGRVPADREAFASLKGVGPYTTGAVLSIAYDMPEPAVDGNVMRVLSRHFRIHEDIAKPAARVRMEKLAKALIPEGSAGDFNQALMELGATVCTPKSPYCLVCPVMEHCAGRLAGEEESLPIKTKAKAPRPEHRSVAWIEGEGDLAGRILIRQRPDSGLLARMWELPHVLWDDGPEADGGAAEAGRMADLAAKLADEEKVTVRPYALAIKAEHVFSHLHWHLNVYRCAYEPPSGRKAQPQAGTGFGVPGLLLAADPSGAYAAQAETAAAGESGRLRWVPLAELDRYAFPNVFLKIIRELRGQ; encoded by the coding sequence ATGAGCCGCCGGACCAGAACGGCCGGAGCGGAACCGAGCGTGGCGGATATGTTCGCGGAGGCCACGAAGGAGCGCATGTCCGCGTTCTCCGAACGGCTGCTGGCCTGGTACCGCATCCATAAGAGGGATTTGCCGTGGAGGCGGACCCGCGATCCGTACGCCATCTGGGTATCCGAGGTGATGCTGCAGCAGACGCGGGTGGATACGGTTATTCCGTACTGGCGCCGGTTCATGGAACGGTTCCCGACGGCGAAGGCGCTCGCCGAAGCTCCGGAAGGCGAGGTGCTCAAGCTGTGGGAAGGGCTCGGCTATTATTCCCGGGCGCGCAACCTCCAGGCGGCGGCCCGCGAGCTGTGCGACCGGTTCGACGGCCGCGTCCCTGCCGACCGCGAGGCTTTCGCTTCCTTGAAGGGTGTCGGCCCGTATACGACGGGGGCGGTGCTCAGCATCGCGTACGACATGCCCGAGCCTGCGGTCGACGGCAACGTCATGAGGGTGTTGTCAAGGCATTTTCGCATCCATGAGGATATCGCGAAGCCGGCCGCCCGCGTCCGGATGGAGAAGCTGGCGAAGGCGCTGATCCCCGAAGGATCGGCGGGAGATTTCAACCAGGCGCTGATGGAGCTGGGAGCGACCGTCTGTACGCCGAAGTCGCCGTACTGTTTGGTCTGCCCCGTCATGGAGCATTGCGCCGGGCGTCTGGCGGGCGAAGAAGAATCGCTGCCGATCAAGACGAAAGCGAAGGCGCCGAGGCCCGAGCACCGGTCCGTCGCCTGGATCGAAGGGGAAGGCGACCTTGCCGGCCGCATTCTGATTCGCCAGCGCCCCGATTCGGGGCTGCTTGCCCGCATGTGGGAGCTTCCCCACGTTCTCTGGGACGACGGGCCGGAAGCGGACGGCGGCGCGGCGGAAGCGGGGCGCATGGCCGATCTCGCGGCCAAGCTGGCGGACGAAGAGAAGGTGACGGTCCGGCCTTACGCGTTGGCGATAAAGGCCGAGCATGTGTTCAGCCATCTGCATTGGCATCTGAACGTATACAGATGCGCGTACGAGCCGCCGTCCGGCCGGAAAGCGCAACCGCAGGCCGGGACGGGCTTCGGAGTGCCGGGGCTGCTGCTCGCGGCCGATCCGTCCGGCGCTTACGCCGCGCAAGCGGAGACCGCCGCCGCCGGGGAATCCGGCCGCTTGAGATGGGTGCCCCTCGCGGAGCTGGACCGCTACGCATTCCCGAACGTTTTCCTGAAGATCATCCGCGAGCTTCGCGGGCAGTAG
- a CDS encoding GNAT family N-acetyltransferase, which yields MKLRSFRLSDYPHIIELFRDVLSEACFETTMEAFGRQLSWDSDLVIVAETDDRPVGVIIGTIDKNQGYYYRIAVARGYQRQGIGTALIHKLRERFENRKVSKIYVTVDNHNEPILPLYESAGYHSEDFFRSYDRLSIVSG from the coding sequence ATGAAATTGCGTTCCTTCCGATTGTCTGATTACCCGCACATTATCGAGCTGTTTCGGGACGTATTGAGTGAAGCATGCTTCGAAACGACGATGGAGGCATTTGGCAGGCAGTTGTCATGGGACAGCGATCTCGTGATTGTCGCCGAGACGGACGATCGACCGGTCGGCGTGATCATCGGGACGATCGACAAGAATCAAGGTTACTATTACCGGATCGCCGTAGCCAGAGGCTATCAGCGCCAAGGCATCGGCACGGCTCTTATCCATAAGCTTCGCGAACGGTTCGAGAACCGCAAGGTCAGTAAAATATACGTGACGGTCGACAATCACAACGAACCGATCCTTCCGCTGTATGAATCGGCAGGATACCATTCCGAAGATTTCTTCCGTTCGTACGACAGACTCAGCATCGTCAGCGGGTGA
- a CDS encoding DUF402 domain-containing protein, which produces MSGMTPIVIKSFKHNGHLHRMWLENWQLPPEALSESIVNACAAVLVNCQTRIVEADGHEWVSRIPSVVFFPRGEWFNVVALLEDTGTRFYCNIASPAYVSEGVITYIDYDLDVIVAADGSVQVVDQDEYERHKRIYHYHPEVERKVQAGLDSLMRRIELQQAPFREPEVRAAYRWWLDNRKPDEPAP; this is translated from the coding sequence ATGAGCGGGATGACTCCGATCGTAATAAAAAGCTTCAAGCATAACGGACATCTGCACCGGATGTGGCTGGAGAACTGGCAGCTCCCGCCGGAGGCGCTATCGGAGTCCATCGTAAACGCATGCGCGGCGGTGCTTGTGAATTGCCAGACCCGAATCGTGGAGGCGGACGGACACGAATGGGTCAGCCGTATTCCGTCCGTCGTTTTTTTTCCGCGGGGTGAATGGTTTAACGTCGTGGCGCTGCTCGAGGATACGGGCACGCGCTTTTATTGCAATATCGCATCTCCGGCTTACGTATCCGAAGGGGTCATTACGTACATCGATTACGATCTGGACGTAATCGTGGCCGCCGACGGCTCGGTGCAGGTGGTCGATCAGGACGAGTATGAGCGCCACAAGCGGATCTACCACTACCATCCCGAGGTGGAACGCAAAGTGCAGGCCGGGCTCGACTCGCTGATGCGGCGGATCGAGCTCCAGCAGGCGCCGTTTCGGGAGCCGGAGGTGCGGGCCGCGTACCGCTGGTGGCTGGACAACCGGAAGCCGGACGAGCCGGCTCCTTGA